A region of Jonquetella anthropi DSM 22815 DNA encodes the following proteins:
- a CDS encoding PD-(D/E)XK nuclease family protein: MAFSATRYRKISDLEELVQRLPARPAGKRLVLVPSSADRELFAQLWRRQRDDGVRTILWDDLCRLLALATGSAQSAQIDPPDHWLLLRQALTNSPEPSPLSECPGILGLLGDQIRELRAEEVPPQSVPRNSEASRLLADCFLSYEGTLRELNLTDSAALTTKARLEVEAAQKFDWPDEAELILAGFYSLTHSQLELIRLLRSKGVPMKCFVPDDGTSHAEASDLIAQLLPGEAPCPSPGGPVDVRILQAEDCRGEYETIARSLILWEATGHDGLKIGHPWPGWEALALWVPVNREGTALEVMRRYGVPCRRARTLKITDTPFWRLSQTARAAVSQNWDAFSTSELMAHPAMASGPLPDKSPSGRDAWRDALPEKSRDAFDDACAFAQEIQSGGTPETLLAALLRLGERRLLTFFSNASSGTAGTDGTLDGQIAEYNGALDELRRKLLAIRETLRDLKSAGSRKLDGGDAWEYLTAWADGSSIRPQQPLGDALELWSGSLPVFFSRPYLFVSGLNASVWPGSLAETPLLSDADRQTISGSPDAENAGHLPLLSERRSQQEVLFRRLIASAGRLTILSWTTTDEKSRPLEPTPFLPSAYSDGWIASDPPTVSRGLDELLVPRDQPLIGGVEVRSPLEFAPWPKDRVFPSPLPGAKVPSALPMSAIDAFADCPYRFYVQNVLRLAPQETRPAYDRLLVGTATHKLWEMVWSAKNAGEKESIQNLSARFLDEALLGPSGYPELGTPQLARQFALLKSQIRHCAALQDKIDERLAPHRVKVMIETPLSLQLDHAFFRGRADRIDVLDDGSFLVWDYKLGKSEKYAKSFQLPLYALACEKSTGKRPAGWGFLGLRDGGCQASLVLPKEQSETCQAVAAALAEQTDCKTIPPAAEGPLPELAELLSSLDSCTAAGRWNPNWDSKDACRNCPYKELCRKEELHGESGKEDE; this comes from the coding sequence ATGGCCTTTTCGGCAACGCGCTATCGAAAAATCAGCGACTTGGAAGAACTCGTTCAGCGCCTGCCCGCGCGTCCTGCGGGCAAGCGGCTCGTTCTCGTCCCGTCAAGCGCTGATCGAGAGCTATTTGCCCAGCTCTGGCGGCGTCAGCGCGACGACGGCGTTCGGACGATCCTCTGGGACGACCTCTGCCGGCTTCTCGCGCTGGCGACAGGATCCGCCCAATCGGCTCAGATCGACCCGCCGGATCACTGGCTCCTGCTCCGCCAAGCGCTGACAAATTCGCCGGAGCCGTCGCCGCTGTCCGAGTGCCCCGGCATTCTCGGCCTGCTGGGCGATCAAATTCGCGAGCTCCGGGCCGAAGAGGTGCCGCCTCAGTCCGTCCCTCGAAACTCTGAGGCTTCACGCCTGCTGGCCGACTGTTTTCTCTCCTACGAAGGAACCCTTCGCGAGCTGAACCTTACCGACAGCGCCGCTCTGACAACCAAAGCCCGACTGGAAGTCGAGGCGGCCCAAAAATTCGACTGGCCGGATGAAGCTGAACTGATTCTCGCGGGCTTCTACAGCCTGACCCACTCCCAGCTGGAGCTGATTCGCCTTCTTCGCTCCAAAGGCGTGCCGATGAAGTGCTTCGTCCCAGACGACGGGACGAGCCACGCCGAGGCGTCCGACCTCATCGCCCAGCTGCTGCCCGGCGAAGCGCCCTGCCCGTCGCCGGGCGGGCCAGTCGACGTGCGGATCCTGCAGGCGGAAGACTGTCGAGGAGAATACGAGACGATCGCCCGGTCGCTGATCTTGTGGGAAGCGACCGGCCATGACGGGCTGAAAATCGGCCATCCGTGGCCCGGCTGGGAGGCTTTGGCCCTCTGGGTTCCGGTGAACCGCGAGGGAACAGCGCTGGAAGTCATGAGGCGTTACGGCGTTCCGTGCCGCCGGGCCCGCACGCTCAAGATCACCGACACGCCGTTCTGGCGGCTATCCCAAACGGCCCGCGCGGCCGTCTCGCAGAACTGGGACGCGTTTTCAACGTCTGAACTGATGGCCCACCCAGCCATGGCGTCAGGACCGCTGCCGGACAAGTCGCCCTCGGGCCGGGACGCTTGGCGGGACGCGCTGCCCGAAAAAAGCAGAGACGCCTTTGACGACGCCTGCGCCTTTGCCCAAGAGATTCAGTCCGGCGGAACGCCCGAAACCCTGTTGGCCGCGCTGCTGCGCCTTGGGGAACGCCGCCTCCTGACGTTCTTCTCCAACGCGTCCAGCGGCACAGCTGGAACAGACGGGACGCTGGACGGCCAGATTGCCGAGTACAACGGAGCTCTTGACGAGCTGCGGCGAAAACTTCTCGCCATTCGGGAAACCCTTCGGGATCTAAAATCCGCCGGCAGCAGGAAGCTAGACGGCGGCGACGCGTGGGAGTACCTGACCGCTTGGGCTGACGGGTCGTCGATTCGCCCGCAGCAGCCGCTGGGCGACGCGCTGGAACTGTGGTCCGGCTCCCTGCCGGTGTTCTTTTCAAGGCCCTATCTGTTCGTCAGCGGCCTGAACGCCTCAGTATGGCCCGGAAGCCTCGCGGAGACGCCGCTTCTCAGCGACGCGGACCGCCAGACGATCAGTGGATCGCCGGACGCGGAAAACGCCGGACACCTGCCGCTGCTTTCGGAGCGGCGAAGCCAGCAGGAAGTCCTTTTCCGCCGCCTGATCGCCTCAGCCGGCCGACTGACGATCCTCTCTTGGACGACGACCGACGAGAAAAGCCGCCCCCTCGAGCCGACGCCGTTTCTCCCGTCCGCCTACAGCGACGGCTGGATTGCATCTGACCCGCCGACCGTGAGCCGCGGGCTTGACGAGCTTCTCGTTCCCCGTGACCAGCCGTTGATCGGCGGCGTCGAGGTCAGGTCCCCGCTCGAGTTTGCCCCTTGGCCGAAAGACCGGGTCTTCCCATCTCCGCTGCCGGGCGCCAAAGTTCCGTCTGCCCTGCCGATGAGCGCTATCGACGCCTTTGCCGACTGTCCGTACCGGTTCTACGTCCAAAACGTCCTGCGCCTAGCGCCTCAAGAGACTCGGCCGGCCTACGACCGGCTGCTCGTCGGAACGGCGACCCACAAGCTGTGGGAGATGGTTTGGAGCGCGAAAAACGCTGGAGAAAAAGAATCAATTCAGAACCTATCGGCCCGTTTTCTCGACGAGGCGCTTTTAGGCCCTAGCGGGTATCCCGAGCTGGGAACGCCTCAGCTCGCCCGACAGTTTGCCCTGCTGAAAAGTCAGATTCGCCACTGCGCCGCCCTGCAGGACAAAATCGACGAGCGGCTGGCTCCCCATCGAGTGAAGGTCATGATCGAGACGCCTTTGTCCCTGCAGCTGGACCACGCGTTCTTCCGCGGGCGGGCTGACCGAATCGACGTCTTAGACGACGGATCGTTCCTCGTCTGGGATTACAAGCTGGGCAAGAGCGAAAAGTACGCCAAGTCCTTTCAGCTTCCCCTGTACGCCCTCGCCTGCGAAAAATCGACCGGAAAGCGCCCGGCCGGCTGGGGCTTTCTAGGGCTGCGAGACGGAGGCTGTCAAGCAAGCCTCGTTCTCCCGAAGGAGCAGTCGGAGACCTGCCAAGCCGTTGCCGCCGCCTTGGCCGAACAAACGGACTGCAAGACGATCCCGCCGGCGGCAGAAGGGCCGTTGCCCGAGCTGGCCGAGCTTCTTTCAAGCCTCGACAGCTGTACGGCCGCAGGGCGCTGGAACCCCAATTGGGACAGCAAAGAC
- a CDS encoding helix-turn-helix domain-containing protein: protein MRKARQTSQEERLEIVQYCLAKDNNYGATALKYNCSYQQVRNWVLRYESMGPAGLEDRRGRRIGTLPARTPEEKQRHRIAELERKNRDLQMENDLLKKSES from the coding sequence ATGAGAAAAGCCAGACAGACAAGCCAGGAAGAACGCCTTGAAATCGTACAGTACTGCCTTGCTAAGGATAATAATTATGGAGCGACGGCGCTGAAATATAACTGTTCCTATCAGCAGGTGCGCAACTGGGTGCTCCGTTATGAGAGCATGGGCCCCGCCGGCCTTGAAGACCGTCGTGGACGGCGGATTGGAACCCTGCCAGCCCGGACACCAGAGGAAAAGCAGCGCCACAGGATTGCAGAACTGGAACGCAAGAACCGCGACCTTCAGATGGAGAACGACCTGTTAAAAAAATCAGAGAGTTAG
- a CDS encoding IS3 family transposase — protein MQKLCQCQRLSRSAYYRWLKGPVSFSEKYNTELSEKIKAIHENHPDMGYRRIRDELERNHGIAVNDKRVLRICRGERIQSTIKWRPKSCTRSSQDPAHIAKNYLNRDFHADAPNEKWLTDVTEFKYYVGGNAHKVYLSAILDLYDRRIVAYKIGEHNDNPLVMSTFDEAVEREPEAHPLFHSDRGFQYTSKQFSGRLKRNRMKQSMSRVAHCIDNGPMEGFWGILKREMYYRKRFTSKMDLVKTIESYIRYYNTERFQRKLHLMTPAECHASFYTAA, from the coding sequence CTGCAAAAGCTCTGTCAGTGCCAGCGGCTTTCGCGCAGCGCGTATTATCGCTGGCTTAAAGGTCCTGTCAGCTTCAGTGAGAAGTACAATACCGAGCTCTCCGAGAAGATCAAGGCCATTCATGAGAACCATCCGGATATGGGTTACCGGCGAATCAGGGACGAACTGGAAAGGAATCACGGCATCGCAGTGAACGATAAGCGGGTACTCAGGATCTGTCGCGGAGAGCGTATTCAATCCACGATCAAGTGGAGGCCAAAGAGCTGCACCAGAAGCAGCCAAGACCCTGCACATATCGCCAAAAACTATCTCAACCGTGACTTTCACGCAGACGCACCGAACGAGAAATGGCTGACGGATGTCACTGAGTTCAAGTATTACGTCGGGGGGAACGCTCACAAAGTATATCTGAGTGCCATACTGGATCTCTATGATCGCAGGATCGTGGCATATAAAATCGGCGAGCATAATGACAATCCGCTGGTTATGAGCACGTTTGATGAAGCTGTAGAGCGTGAGCCCGAGGCACATCCATTGTTTCACAGTGACCGAGGCTTCCAGTACACGAGCAAACAGTTCTCGGGGAGACTAAAGAGAAACCGAATGAAGCAGAGCATGTCCAGAGTAGCCCATTGCATTGACAATGGGCCTATGGAAGGCTTCTGGGGGATCCTGAAGCGTGAAATGTACTACAGGAAACGCTTCACCTCAAAGATGGATCTGGTGAAGACCATAGAGTCATACATCAGGTATTACAACACGGAGCGGTTCCAACGGAAATTGCATCTGATGACACCTGCCGAATGCCATGCAAGCTTCTATACTGCGGCGTAA
- a CDS encoding DUF3160 domain-containing protein, producing the protein MNQRIIRAICCAALAAFLSPASMAGAAQKNVWMVTAPAARLYESIPPKDKPLTLKDSDVYDAARVVHGNILEGTLKNKAWLQVKDKNTVIGYVAVSHVAALPGSFQPTEPQNYMVKGQDVVPWLMPGQFPLSDKAYRLAVVGVYDPDEGKPEPAKAFSLRRGTVVVSIGSASQNGKTWRLISFSDTKVHDLRYAEDYVTATAGLGGRFAWIPDDELQALSSYKPTAAGEPFDLNKLANVPNDQAYRRALSANGFYLDPRRLILGIKDSPEGPSYEDFLTQDDLIDLYNRQRADTCGFNMVAADSLGKFALQEGVLLPRFLTADLGLHTLHLLFDRSLQQVEEKALLPMTQKLVSALQDELNRVAPEYQKTALGPEAATTAKDYLDIANALLCGRSGDLSPRAAAEYSQIMAATGTQTSQLTGVDEPYSLYKPRGHYTLNENLTRYFRVMSLLGTMGFTLTADEKCVANTALTALFCRLLSAPEPSKIWNELNDPLTKLIGNSNTNTYLTFAKDVSDAGIEAFESKEAMESLADKLVQSAKKQLVSAVVSNEAQPPQFRLLGKRVTFDALTYTALTTPRLPAESSRCLPDPSDALAMLGSRAAAEVIKKYDDVAGYKDGWKKTADLWPEFSKENDTFYTNWLLTLQDYFTEEQPDEAFCHTEAWQWRKLYTAAASMAELKHDTILYAEESGAEMGDAGMALLSDPFPQPILRGYIEPQPKTFERLADACGRIVEFLDRFHLNSTDENESYAPRFLALADDFTHMAEICRRELTDSMTLEDYQWINSFCPPSVLPIGMFQSSSDDNNELLKMALIADVAMSGFADLYIGVGTPRRLVVFLDDRSGGARLAEGFTMSYYEFLAGGDDRLTDEEWKNLVYDEKSDLSNFDPSWADRINK; encoded by the coding sequence ATGAATCAGCGCATCATACGGGCCATCTGCTGCGCAGCCCTAGCCGCTTTCCTGTCTCCAGCCTCAATGGCCGGGGCAGCGCAGAAAAACGTCTGGATGGTCACAGCCCCTGCGGCCAGGCTGTACGAGTCCATTCCCCCAAAAGATAAGCCTCTCACCCTGAAAGACTCGGACGTCTACGACGCCGCCCGGGTCGTCCACGGGAACATTCTCGAAGGGACGTTAAAGAACAAGGCGTGGCTTCAGGTCAAGGACAAAAACACGGTCATCGGGTACGTGGCCGTCTCCCATGTGGCCGCCCTGCCTGGCTCTTTTCAACCAACCGAGCCGCAAAACTACATGGTTAAGGGCCAAGACGTCGTCCCGTGGCTGATGCCCGGGCAGTTTCCTCTGAGCGACAAGGCGTACCGGCTCGCCGTCGTTGGGGTGTATGACCCGGACGAGGGAAAGCCGGAGCCTGCGAAAGCGTTCTCGCTCCGCCGAGGAACCGTCGTCGTCTCGATTGGCTCAGCTTCCCAAAACGGCAAGACGTGGCGCCTCATCTCTTTCAGCGATACAAAGGTTCATGACCTGCGTTACGCCGAGGACTACGTGACGGCGACCGCCGGCTTGGGCGGCCGCTTCGCTTGGATCCCCGATGATGAACTGCAGGCCCTGTCCTCTTACAAGCCGACAGCCGCCGGCGAGCCGTTTGACCTGAATAAGCTGGCAAATGTTCCAAACGACCAAGCCTACCGCCGGGCCCTTTCAGCCAACGGCTTTTACCTTGACCCGCGGCGCTTGATTCTAGGGATCAAAGACTCGCCAGAAGGGCCTTCTTACGAGGACTTTCTCACCCAGGACGACCTGATCGACCTGTACAACCGACAGCGGGCTGACACGTGCGGGTTTAACATGGTCGCCGCCGACAGCCTCGGGAAATTCGCCCTGCAAGAGGGCGTGCTTCTGCCCCGGTTCCTTACCGCCGACTTGGGGCTCCACACGCTCCATTTGCTGTTCGACCGGTCGCTCCAGCAGGTTGAAGAGAAGGCCCTGCTCCCGATGACCCAAAAGCTGGTCTCAGCCCTGCAGGACGAGCTGAATCGCGTCGCCCCGGAGTACCAGAAGACCGCCCTCGGCCCGGAGGCCGCTACAACTGCCAAAGACTATCTGGATATCGCGAACGCCCTGCTTTGCGGCCGCTCAGGCGACCTCTCGCCCCGCGCCGCAGCGGAGTACAGCCAGATTATGGCTGCCACAGGAACTCAAACGTCCCAGCTGACCGGCGTTGACGAGCCATACTCCCTGTATAAGCCCCGAGGTCATTACACCTTAAACGAGAACCTGACCCGGTATTTCAGGGTGATGTCCTTGCTCGGCACCATGGGCTTTACCCTGACGGCTGACGAGAAGTGCGTTGCCAATACGGCCCTGACGGCCCTGTTCTGCCGGCTGCTGAGCGCTCCCGAACCTTCAAAAATTTGGAACGAGCTGAACGACCCGCTGACCAAGCTGATCGGCAACTCGAACACCAACACCTACCTTACCTTCGCGAAGGACGTCTCGGACGCGGGGATCGAGGCCTTCGAGAGCAAAGAGGCTATGGAAAGTTTAGCGGACAAATTAGTTCAGTCGGCTAAGAAGCAGCTCGTTTCAGCCGTTGTCTCCAACGAGGCTCAGCCCCCTCAGTTCCGCCTGCTGGGCAAGCGGGTCACGTTTGACGCGCTGACCTACACCGCCCTGACGACGCCCCGTCTCCCTGCCGAAAGCTCCCGCTGCCTGCCCGACCCATCTGACGCACTGGCGATGCTCGGCTCCCGCGCCGCCGCCGAGGTGATCAAGAAGTACGACGACGTCGCGGGATACAAAGACGGTTGGAAAAAAACGGCCGATCTCTGGCCGGAGTTCTCCAAGGAGAACGACACGTTCTACACCAACTGGCTCTTGACGCTTCAGGACTACTTTACCGAGGAACAGCCCGACGAGGCGTTCTGCCACACCGAGGCGTGGCAGTGGCGCAAGCTGTACACCGCCGCCGCTTCGATGGCCGAGCTGAAGCACGACACGATCCTCTACGCCGAAGAAAGCGGCGCGGAAATGGGAGACGCCGGCATGGCGCTTCTGTCTGACCCGTTCCCCCAGCCGATCCTTCGCGGGTACATCGAGCCTCAGCCCAAGACCTTCGAGCGACTGGCTGACGCCTGCGGCCGGATCGTGGAGTTCCTCGACCGGTTCCACCTGAACAGCACGGACGAAAACGAGTCCTACGCGCCGCGGTTCCTAGCTCTGGCGGACGACTTCACCCACATGGCCGAGATCTGCCGGAGAGAGCTGACCGACTCGATGACGCTGGAAGATTACCAGTGGATCAACTCGTTCTGCCCGCCGTCGGTCCTGCCGATCGGCATGTTCCAGTCATCTTCCGACGACAACAACGAGCTGTTGAAGATGGCCCTAATTGCCGACGTCGCCATGTCGGGATTCGCCGACCTCTACATTGGCGTTGGAACTCCCCGCCGGCTCGTCGTGTTCTTGGACGACCGATCGGGCGGCGCTCGGCTGGCCGAAGGGTTTACCATGTCGTACTATGAATTTCTCGCCGGAGGCGACGATCGTCTGACCGACGAGGAATGGAAGAACCTCGTTTACGACGAGAAAAGCGACCTGTCGAACTTCGACCCGTCGTGGGCCGATCGGATCAACAAGTAA
- a CDS encoding DUF3160 domain-containing protein: MAKTAQTAAQTARWMVTAPAARLYESLPKKDKPLTQKDSDFYEAARVVHGNILTGKLKNSSWLQILDGKTTVGYVAVSHLAQIPDSFKSSEPKNYMVTGQDVVPCLMPGKFPLSDSAYCLAVVGVDEEDESDDGDLTPAKAFSLRRGTVVVSIGSVDQDGKTWHLISFNDTKAKDLAYAEEDDDDFVLVADGLGGRYAWIAGEDLQDLASYKPTASGEPFDLNRLSGVPNDEAYRQALAANGFYLDPRRIILGTKNSEEEEDEGYYPSGIEQDDLVDLYNRQRTNECSEGTNEEGAPENCSSTDNISLPRFITADLGLHMLHLLFDRSLQQVEEEALLPMTKKLVSALQDELKRIAPEYQKTALGPDALATVKDYLDIAGSLLSEKPQKMSSRAKEEYDRIMAAIGTKQSALTGADEIYALYKPRGHYTLNENLSRYFRGMSLLGTMGFAVTADEKGAANTAVTALLCRLLSASKPSKAWNDLNDPLTKLIGNSNTNTYLTFAKAVSDAGIGAFESKEAMIALAGQLTQAAQKQLVSATNSKDAQAPQFRLLGKRVTFDAMMYTALTTPRLPEETKRRLPDPAADALAVLGSKAGSEIADEYASVEKYKENWDKTAALWPEFSQGNDTFYTNWLLTLQDYFTEKMPDEAFCHTEAWQWRKLYTAAASMAELKHDTILYAEQSGAEMGDAGAAFLATPFPQPIPRGYIEPQPKVFDRLADACRRMVDFLDRFNLNGEDESESYAPRFQALEDDFARMAEISRRELTDSMTLEDYQWINSFCPPSVLPIGMFDVSSENKDQLKMALIADVASSADTALYMAVGTPRRLVVFLDDRSGGARLAEGFTMSYYELLGNAADRLTDEDWKSLVYDEEKDISEYEPVWADKVNK; this comes from the coding sequence ATGGCGAAAACGGCGCAGACCGCCGCTCAAACAGCCCGCTGGATGGTCACAGCTCCGGCTGCCAGACTGTACGAGTCACTTCCCAAAAAAGATAAGCCCCTCACCCAGAAAGACTCGGACTTCTACGAAGCCGCCCGAGTCGTCCACGGGAACATCCTGACGGGGAAACTCAAGAACTCGTCCTGGCTCCAAATCCTCGACGGAAAGACGACCGTTGGATACGTGGCCGTTTCTCATTTAGCTCAGATCCCCGATTCTTTCAAATCCTCAGAGCCCAAAAACTACATGGTCACGGGTCAAGACGTGGTCCCGTGCCTAATGCCGGGGAAGTTCCCGCTTAGCGACAGCGCGTATTGCCTCGCCGTCGTTGGAGTGGATGAGGAGGATGAGTCCGATGATGGAGATCTCACACCGGCAAAAGCGTTCTCGCTCCGTCGGGGAACCGTCGTCGTCTCGATCGGCTCTGTGGACCAAGACGGAAAGACGTGGCATCTTATTTCTTTCAACGACACAAAAGCCAAGGATTTAGCCTACGCTGAAGAGGACGATGATGACTTCGTCCTCGTCGCTGACGGGCTGGGCGGGCGTTACGCTTGGATCGCCGGAGAGGACTTGCAGGACCTCGCCTCCTACAAGCCAACGGCCTCCGGCGAGCCGTTTGACCTGAACAGACTGTCCGGCGTTCCAAACGACGAAGCATATCGCCAGGCTCTCGCGGCCAACGGCTTCTATCTGGACCCACGGCGTATTATCCTAGGGACCAAAAACTCCGAGGAAGAGGAAGACGAAGGCTACTACCCGTCGGGCATCGAACAGGACGACCTGGTTGACCTGTACAACCGACAGCGCACGAACGAGTGCAGCGAAGGAACGAATGAAGAAGGGGCTCCTGAAAACTGCTCTTCTACCGATAACATCTCCCTGCCTCGGTTCATTACCGCCGACCTTGGGCTTCACATGCTCCATCTGCTGTTCGACCGATCGCTCCAGCAGGTTGAAGAAGAGGCCCTGCTCCCGATGACCAAAAAGCTCGTCTCGGCCCTACAGGACGAGCTCAAGCGCATCGCCCCGGAATATCAGAAGACCGCCCTTGGCCCGGACGCCCTAGCGACTGTCAAGGACTACTTGGATATTGCGGGCTCGCTTCTTTCCGAGAAACCTCAGAAGATGTCAAGCCGGGCAAAGGAAGAATATGACCGCATCATGGCTGCTATCGGAACCAAACAATCCGCATTGACCGGCGCTGACGAGATCTACGCCCTGTATAAGCCTAGAGGTCATTACACATTGAACGAGAACCTGTCCCGGTATTTCAGGGGAATGTCCTTGCTCGGGACAATGGGATTCGCAGTGACGGCGGACGAGAAGGGCGCTGCCAACACGGCCGTGACAGCCCTGCTCTGCCGGCTGCTGAGCGCGTCCAAGCCTTCAAAGGCTTGGAACGACCTGAACGACCCGCTGACTAAGCTGATCGGCAACTCGAACACCAATACGTATCTTACCTTTGCGAAGGCCGTCTCAGACGCCGGGATTGGAGCCTTTGAGAGCAAAGAGGCCATGATTGCCTTGGCCGGCCAGTTGACTCAAGCGGCTCAGAAACAGCTCGTTTCGGCGACCAACTCCAAAGACGCCCAAGCCCCTCAGTTCCGCCTGCTGGGCAAGCGGGTCACGTTCGACGCGATGATGTACACCGCCCTGACGACACCCCGCCTTCCTGAAGAAACGAAACGCCGTCTTCCCGACCCGGCGGCCGACGCGCTGGCCGTTCTCGGCTCCAAGGCCGGCTCGGAAATTGCAGACGAATACGCCTCAGTCGAAAAGTACAAGGAAAACTGGGACAAGACCGCCGCGCTCTGGCCGGAGTTCTCCCAGGGGAACGATACGTTCTACACCAACTGGCTCTTGACGCTTCAGGACTACTTTACCGAGAAAATGCCCGACGAGGCATTCTGCCACACCGAGGCGTGGCAGTGGCGCAAGCTGTACACCGCCGCCGCTTCGATGGCCGAGCTGAAACACGACACGATCCTCTACGCCGAGCAAAGCGGCGCGGAAATGGGAGACGCCGGCGCGGCTTTTTTGGCTACCCCATTCCCCCAGCCGATTCCTCGCGGATACATCGAGCCTCAGCCCAAGGTCTTTGATCGGCTGGCTGACGCCTGCAGGCGAATGGTGGATTTCCTCGACAGGTTCAACCTGAACGGCGAAGACGAAAGCGAGTCCTACGCGCCGCGGTTCCAAGCTCTGGAAGACGACTTCGCCCGCATGGCCGAGATCAGCCGGAGAGAGCTGACCGACTCGATGACTCTGGAAGACTACCAGTGGATTAACTCGTTCTGCCCGCCGTCAGTCCTGCCGATTGGGATGTTTGACGTCTCTTCTGAGAACAAAGATCAGTTGAAGATGGCCCTGATCGCCGACGTCGCTTCGTCCGCGGACACAGCGCTGTATATGGCCGTGGGAACTCCCCGCCGACTCGTCGTGTTCTTGGACGACCGATCGGGCGGCGCCCGTCTGGCCGAAGGGTTTACCATGTCCTACTATGAGCTTCTTGGCAACGCCGCTGATCGGCTGACCGACGAGGACTGGAAGTCTCTCGTCTACGACGAAGAAAAAGACATTTCCGAGTACGAGCCGGTTTGGGCAGACAAAGTAAATAAGTAA
- a CDS encoding TMEM43 family protein → MDQYTETTTTGWGSRFGNSFKGIVVGIVLFVAATALLYWNEGRTVKTGDSINEAKSVTVPLGDTGTVAADLNGKVVYGTGRLTTEDSIGDDAFGAKGVALSVNRQVEFYQWQESTRTEKKKKVGGGEETVTTYSYNKGWGSSPVDSSNFKYPDGHENTTLLTVEDENWYAPNAHLGAYRFPTFLVSEVSGSTPLNAAPTDEQLAALAELLNVTPETQPAQPTQQPAQPAQPAQVESSQLEASPAPQPVLVPQTSAESAAQPAQPEPTSQPAPEAGAQAAAAQPAPAQPEVSAELALARQYVHPRANVVYIGLKPNAPSVGDVRITYKQVLPCDVSFVAKLVGDTFDVYTASNGYKFHRLENGTVAQETLFADAHSANKTMAWILRVLGIVLVCSGLGMLLRPLSVVADVLPFLGDLVGAGTGLVAFLLGLAWSFIIIAIAWLAYRPLLGGGLLAAAIALIVLIFLRRKKRAKAPAQE, encoded by the coding sequence ATGGATCAGTACACAGAAACGACGACTACAGGTTGGGGAAGCCGTTTTGGGAATTCCTTTAAAGGCATCGTTGTCGGTATTGTCTTGTTCGTCGCCGCGACAGCGCTGCTTTACTGGAATGAGGGACGGACCGTTAAAACCGGAGACTCTATCAACGAAGCCAAGAGCGTTACCGTTCCTCTCGGCGACACGGGAACTGTCGCTGCTGACTTGAACGGCAAAGTCGTCTACGGTACCGGCCGGCTCACCACCGAGGACTCTATCGGTGACGACGCGTTCGGCGCCAAAGGCGTCGCCCTGTCCGTCAACCGTCAGGTTGAGTTCTACCAGTGGCAGGAGTCGACCCGCACAGAGAAGAAAAAGAAAGTTGGCGGCGGCGAGGAAACTGTGACGACGTACAGTTACAACAAAGGGTGGGGCTCTTCCCCCGTCGACTCGTCGAATTTCAAGTATCCTGACGGACACGAGAACACCACGCTGCTGACAGTTGAAGACGAAAACTGGTACGCGCCGAACGCTCATTTGGGGGCCTACCGCTTCCCCACGTTCCTCGTCTCAGAAGTCAGCGGAAGCACCCCGTTGAATGCCGCGCCGACCGACGAACAGCTGGCGGCCCTTGCAGAGCTTCTCAACGTTACCCCAGAGACTCAGCCGGCCCAACCGACACAGCAGCCGGCCCAGCCTGCCCAACCGGCCCAGGTGGAATCCTCTCAGCTTGAGGCATCTCCGGCGCCTCAGCCCGTTTTAGTCCCGCAGACGAGCGCCGAATCTGCCGCCCAGCCAGCCCAGCCTGAACCGACGTCGCAGCCCGCACCAGAAGCCGGTGCCCAGGCAGCTGCCGCTCAGCCGGCTCCAGCGCAGCCTGAGGTCAGCGCAGAGTTGGCACTTGCCCGTCAGTACGTTCATCCGCGCGCGAATGTAGTTTATATAGGGCTCAAGCCGAACGCACCGTCAGTGGGCGACGTCCGCATCACGTATAAGCAGGTTCTTCCGTGCGATGTGTCGTTTGTTGCCAAGTTGGTCGGCGATACGTTTGACGTGTACACCGCGTCCAACGGGTATAAATTTCACCGCCTCGAAAACGGAACCGTCGCTCAGGAAACGCTTTTTGCCGACGCTCACAGCGCCAATAAAACCATGGCGTGGATTCTCCGGGTCCTCGGAATCGTCCTCGTCTGCTCCGGTTTAGGCATGCTGCTTCGCCCGCTGTCGGTCGTTGCTGACGTGCTGCCGTTTTTGGGCGACCTCGTAGGAGCTGGAACTGGGCTCGTCGCTTTCCTTCTTGGGCTTGCGTGGTCCTTCATCATCATCGCGATCGCGTGGCTCGCGTATCGTCCGCTTCTGGGCGGCGGGCTGCTTGCGGCTGCAATTGCCCTGATCGTCCTGATTTTCCTGCGTCGGAAAAAACGCGCGAAAGCGCCGGCTCAGGAATAA